The following proteins are co-located in the Bacteroidales bacterium genome:
- a CDS encoding TonB-dependent receptor produces MNKLITITVLLAIAQFQLAFAQQFAVSGTVTSSEDGTTLPGVNILVKGTNNGVSTDNNGKYTVNANSDAILVFSYIGFLKSEIPVSGRRTIDVILEPDVKEVGEVIVTGYGKSLKTELTGSIDKISSNDLQKIPTPTFESTLQGKTPGVLMTNSSGKLGEAFNIRVRGTSSISATSQPLYVVDGMIITTQDFGDPSNQPLNPLVSIDPNDIASIEVLKDASASAIYGSRASNGVVLISTKSGKKNSKSNVNLGYSVSSNHETHRIDMLNSKEYIELFSEACENAEFWGDPAYGPGDGEKFLRDYFYQPEDTANTDWQDYMFRKHAISQDVFLNVTGGNDKSSFFAGVSYSDQQGILIKNDFRRLNARLNFDQNISKYLDISAKLSYSQTALERVSNDNAYSTPMQLIAQSPLSAPYLTNGEPNPNTIYFNGLLAARYNTSTNNSNRTLGNFSANLHILPGLLTYTSLFGVDNFNQREEERLSPKTDDGQPAGYGSFRIVQNLNLMVDNYLTLDKTFSDKHNLNVVAGISYQDEKYTRGTMGGKTYPGDDFLDLDAAAENTYFGSANSRTTFLSYFSRANYKYFDRYLLSLSFRRDGSSRFGEDARFGNFYSVSAGWIVTQEPFLAGVKWLSFLKPRISYGETGNAGIPDYGYMSLVNTKPYAGKTGFYAFQIGNPKLRWEKTTQLDVGVDYGFFNNRLSGEIDYYIKKTSNMLLNRSIPMSSGYNDILENVGEMKNSGLEVILNATPVSKSLVWSISINFTYNENKVTKLVEAMNFSQSRVEEGKPLGFFYMPKYAGVDPDNGDALYYTSNGEKTNDYAQAEFRDVGNPNPKYFGGISNNFTFKNFDLNVFFQYVFDVDLYRFHGIYMSDNANWLDNQTKDQLKRWQKPGDITDVPQARLGYSNGNRMSSRFIEEGSYIRLKDITLGYTLPTSISSKLSIQKLRVYASGLNLLTITGYDGFDPEVTSTGTSRSQTSLNVQQGVEYYSTPQAKGITAGINVTF; encoded by the coding sequence ATGAATAAATTAATTACTATAACTGTGTTGTTGGCAATAGCACAGTTTCAGCTGGCATTTGCCCAGCAATTTGCCGTAAGCGGAACTGTTACAAGTTCCGAAGATGGGACTACTCTTCCGGGGGTGAATATCCTTGTGAAAGGGACAAACAACGGAGTCAGCACTGACAATAACGGAAAATACACTGTTAATGCAAACAGTGATGCAATCCTGGTATTCAGTTATATCGGATTCCTGAAATCTGAAATCCCCGTTTCAGGAAGACGGACGATAGATGTTATTTTGGAACCCGATGTTAAGGAAGTGGGTGAAGTCATAGTGACCGGTTATGGAAAATCGCTCAAAACTGAACTTACAGGTTCAATTGACAAGATCAGCAGTAATGATCTGCAAAAAATTCCGACCCCTACTTTTGAATCAACTTTACAGGGCAAAACTCCCGGTGTTTTAATGACAAATTCTTCTGGAAAACTGGGTGAGGCATTCAATATCCGTGTAAGGGGCACATCATCAATAAGTGCCACCAGTCAGCCATTGTATGTTGTGGATGGTATGATCATCACTACACAGGATTTCGGCGATCCCTCCAATCAGCCATTGAATCCGCTTGTTTCAATCGATCCCAATGATATAGCTTCAATAGAAGTACTTAAAGATGCTTCTGCCTCGGCTATTTATGGTTCAAGGGCTTCAAACGGTGTTGTTCTGATTTCCACCAAGTCAGGAAAAAAGAATTCAAAGTCCAATGTAAACCTGGGTTATTCGGTTTCCTCAAACCATGAGACACACAGAATTGACATGCTTAATTCAAAGGAATACATTGAACTTTTCAGTGAAGCTTGCGAAAATGCTGAGTTCTGGGGCGATCCGGCATACGGGCCCGGTGATGGTGAAAAATTCCTGAGAGATTATTTTTATCAGCCGGAAGATACAGCCAATACCGACTGGCAGGATTATATGTTCCGAAAGCATGCCATATCGCAGGATGTTTTCCTGAATGTTACGGGTGGTAATGACAAAAGCAGTTTTTTTGCCGGAGTTTCGTATTCCGATCAGCAAGGTATTCTAATTAAAAACGATTTCAGACGGTTGAATGCCAGGCTGAATTTTGATCAGAATATTAGCAAGTACCTCGATATCTCTGCAAAGCTGAGTTATTCGCAAACGGCTCTTGAAAGGGTCTCCAATGACAATGCCTACTCAACACCCATGCAGCTGATTGCCCAATCTCCTTTATCAGCTCCATATCTTACTAACGGTGAACCAAATCCTAATACCATTTATTTTAACGGATTACTTGCAGCACGATACAATACAAGTACAAACAACAGCAACCGGACACTTGGCAATTTTTCAGCGAACCTGCACATTTTGCCAGGACTGCTCACCTATACCTCTCTTTTTGGTGTTGACAATTTCAATCAGCGTGAGGAAGAAAGATTGAGCCCGAAAACGGATGACGGTCAACCTGCGGGATATGGTTCATTCAGGATAGTGCAAAACCTCAATCTGATGGTAGATAATTACCTTACCCTGGATAAAACGTTCTCAGATAAACATAATCTCAATGTTGTAGCAGGAATATCATACCAGGATGAGAAATATACAAGGGGAACCATGGGTGGTAAAACATACCCCGGGGATGATTTTCTTGATCTGGATGCGGCAGCTGAAAACACCTACTTTGGCAGTGCAAACTCAAGAACCACCTTTCTTTCTTATTTTTCACGAGCCAACTATAAGTATTTCGACAGGTACCTGCTGTCACTTAGTTTCAGACGAGATGGTTCAAGCCGTTTCGGGGAAGATGCCCGTTTCGGGAATTTCTATTCAGTAAGTGCAGGCTGGATTGTAACCCAGGAACCTTTCCTGGCCGGTGTAAAATGGCTGTCGTTCCTGAAACCCAGGATTTCATATGGCGAAACAGGAAATGCGGGCATTCCCGATTATGGTTATATGAGCCTCGTCAACACAAAGCCCTATGCAGGAAAGACCGGGTTTTATGCTTTCCAGATAGGTAACCCTAAACTGCGCTGGGAAAAAACCACTCAACTTGACGTTGGAGTTGATTACGGGTTTTTCAATAACCGCCTTTCAGGTGAAATAGACTATTATATTAAAAAAACGAGCAATATGCTTCTAAATCGTTCCATCCCCATGTCAAGTGGCTACAACGATATTCTTGAAAACGTCGGGGAGATGAAAAACAGTGGTCTTGAAGTAATACTGAATGCTACCCCTGTTTCAAAATCACTTGTTTGGAGTATCAGTATAAATTTTACTTATAATGAAAACAAGGTAACAAAACTGGTTGAGGCTATGAATTTTAGCCAGAGTCGTGTAGAAGAAGGAAAACCATTGGGATTCTTTTATATGCCAAAATACGCAGGTGTAGATCCTGACAACGGGGATGCATTATATTATACAAGTAACGGTGAGAAAACAAATGATTATGCACAGGCAGAATTTCGTGATGTCGGCAATCCGAATCCGAAGTATTTCGGTGGAATATCCAATAATTTCACTTTTAAGAACTTTGATCTGAATGTTTTCTTTCAGTATGTTTTTGATGTCGACCTGTACCGTTTTCATGGAATATATATGTCAGACAATGCAAACTGGCTTGATAACCAGACAAAAGATCAGTTAAAAAGATGGCAAAAGCCGGGAGACATTACCGATGTACCCCAGGCAAGATTAGGATACAGCAACGGAAACAGGATGTCTTCAAGATTTATTGAAGAAGGAAGTTACATCCGCCTGAAAGATATTACTCTCGGTTATACTTTGCCCACCTCAATAAGCAGCAAACTTTCCATCCAGAAGTTGCGTGTTTATGCCTCAGGTCTTAATCTCCTTACAATCACCGGGTATGATGGTTTCGATCCTGAAGTTACGAGCACTGGCACCAGCAGAAGTCAAACCTCTCTCAATGTTCAGCAGGGTGTTGAGTATTATTCTACACCCCAGGCTAAAGGCATTACAGCGGGTATTAATGTAACATTTTAA
- a CDS encoding RagB/SusD family nutrient uptake outer membrane protein: protein MKRLINILALLVLVISCTEKLEIDPTSYDDMDKALSTPEGLVSLKNSCYANARHVYGQYYYHFAEMLADTGEITFLGTFEELHDLSNKSLVNTFSWGEDAWRYAYRTINGCNLILENLSIVDDQETKLQLEGDARFLRAIMYFDLVRYFSLPYGDGAMGNPAVPLIEQGVTKFSQVTYPSRSTVQQIFDFAEQDLLKAVNLLPEEENFFASRYAAYAMLSRFYLTTGDYAKAAAMADTVISSGLFSLIEFPLQAFNQKANTKEDIMSWQQTELDNEGQSNGGMTAFYASTEEVGRSEMVISESFINSVYAPGDLRGVVQSDVFSSGDINSLFYVGFGQRARGIYSAKWLRYNTNLTFIRLAEMYLTRAEANQELLDNGGSLIGSNTPTRDIAIIRDRAGIDTTGIQPVNLEDIRFERYKELIFEGHRLPDYKRWKKNVGDIPWNSTRLIIPLPKKETDTNPNL from the coding sequence ATGAAAAGACTTATAAATATTTTGGCTTTACTGGTTTTAGTAATCAGTTGCACCGAAAAACTTGAAATTGATCCTACATCTTACGATGATATGGATAAGGCTTTATCGACCCCAGAAGGTCTTGTAAGTCTTAAAAACAGCTGTTACGCGAACGCACGGCATGTATATGGACAGTATTATTATCATTTCGCGGAGATGCTTGCTGATACCGGTGAAATAACTTTCCTGGGAACTTTCGAAGAACTTCACGACCTGAGCAATAAATCACTTGTAAATACTTTTTCCTGGGGCGAAGATGCCTGGCGATACGCTTACCGTACTATAAACGGATGCAATCTGATACTTGAAAACCTCAGTATTGTTGATGATCAGGAAACAAAACTGCAACTGGAAGGCGATGCCAGATTTCTCAGGGCAATAATGTATTTTGACCTGGTTCGTTACTTCAGTCTTCCCTACGGTGATGGTGCTATGGGAAACCCTGCCGTTCCCCTCATTGAACAGGGAGTAACGAAGTTCAGCCAGGTGACTTATCCCTCACGGTCTACTGTGCAACAGATTTTCGATTTTGCAGAACAGGATCTTCTGAAGGCCGTTAACCTGCTTCCCGAGGAAGAAAATTTCTTTGCAAGCCGTTACGCAGCGTATGCCATGCTTTCAAGATTCTACCTTACAACAGGTGATTATGCCAAAGCTGCAGCAATGGCCGATACCGTCATATCATCAGGTTTGTTTAGCCTGATTGAATTTCCGCTTCAGGCTTTTAACCAGAAAGCGAATACAAAAGAGGATATAATGTCGTGGCAGCAAACTGAACTGGATAATGAAGGTCAGAGCAACGGCGGAATGACTGCATTTTATGCAAGTACTGAAGAAGTCGGCCGATCTGAAATGGTGATATCCGAATCATTTATTAATTCGGTCTACGCTCCGGGTGATCTCAGGGGAGTGGTTCAGAGCGATGTATTTAGTTCAGGCGATATTAACAGTTTGTTTTATGTGGGATTCGGTCAAAGAGCCCGTGGAATTTACAGCGCCAAGTGGCTCCGGTATAATACGAATCTTACTTTTATCAGGCTGGCTGAGATGTATCTGACCCGTGCCGAAGCAAACCAGGAACTGCTGGATAACGGAGGCTCATTGATCGGCAGTAATACGCCTACCCGGGATATCGCCATAATTAGGGATCGTGCGGGCATTGACACCACAGGAATCCAACCTGTTAATCTCGAAGATATAAGGTTTGAACGATATAAAGAATTAATATTTGAAGGACACCGGTTACCCGATTACAAACGCTGGAAGAAAAATGTGGGAGATATACCCTGGAATTCCACCAGGCTTATCATTCCGCTGCCAAAAAAAGAAACGGATACCAATCCGAATTTATAA